GCCTTCCAGATGGCCAGCAGGAGGATGCCGATGAGCACGACTCCCGACACGGTGCCGCCCACGATGGGGGCGATTTGGGGGCCCCCCACACACTCTGGGGCGAGGAGGAAGCGCACACAGGAGTGtcaggctgccccccaccccacccccgctcacCTGGCCCCAGGTGTGCTCTGCCCCAGGTCACGGCCCAGCGCCCAGGTGCACAGGGCTGTCCCACCTCCGTGCTCACCATCCGGGCAACGGGGCCGTGGgggagcccccagcccagccagggAGGGCCGGGCGCCCCGGGACCCGGTGAGGCGTAGAGGCCCCTGGTTCACGCGGAGAGCAACGGGCGCCCCAGATGCCGGGAGCCGTGGCACAGCCAGGACCAGCCCCGAGCCTCCCGACACGGCTGCCACGGCTGGGACGGCAGCGGCCCGCTCACCAGAGCTCCCGGGCACGGAGGTAACCCTCGGCAGGACGGGGTGCCCGACGCCCCAACATCACCTCGGGCCCAGTTTGGGGATGACGACCCACCAGTGATGCCCGTGTGGGGTCCTCACacccccgcctcctcctcctccttcagggCAGTGGGCAGCGATGTGCCACCCCTCAGCCCCTGACCAGGGGACAGGGCCCTCACTCACCTGCCCCTGGacacctgcccctgcctccttgcCCCTGACCCTGTCCCTGCTTCCCcgcacctgccccctgcccctgcccccctgcccctgccccctgtccctgcccctctgcccctgcccctcccccactgtcccctctccctgcctccccaaccctgcctcctgcccctgccccctgcccctgccctcctgcacctgcccccctgcccctgcccctctgcccctgcccctcccccactgtcccctgtccctgcctccccacccctgcctcctgcccctgccccctgccgctgccctcctgcacctgccccctgcacctgccctcctGCACCTGTCCCCCTGCACCTAGACACCCtgtccccctgcacccctgctcccctgcacccctAGCCTTggaccccctgcccctgccctctgcccctgacccccTGCCCCTGGACTCCCTGCCCctgagcccccacccctgcccccctgcccctggaCACCCTGCCCCTAACTCCCTGTCCctgccacccccgcccctgcctcctgcccctgcccccttgcccctgccctcctgcatcTGCCTCTTGTCCCtatctccctgcccctgccctcctacACCTGCCCCCCTGCACCTAGacaccctgccccctgccctcggACACCCTGCCCCTGAACCCCTGCCCCTGATGCCCTGCCCCTGGACACCTGCCCCTGGACCCCGTGACCCTAACCCCCTGCCCCTGGACACCCCACTGCTGGACACCCTGTCCCTGACTCCCTGCCCCTGGACATTCCATCATCCTGGCCTTTCTGGAGGACCTTTGTGCCCTACAGAGGTTGAGCGACATGGCCAAGGCTGCACAAACTCAGACATAATCCTAATCTGCCATCGAAGGAGCCCCACGaaggccccctccccccaaacccctgccccctgccaggccACGATCTGCAGCCCCAGACACAGGCTGTGAGCTCCAGGCCACACAGGGCCTGAGACCCCTGGCTTCCCGGGTTCCCCctgtggggaggggagctgggagcaggtcccagggctgcagggccagGGGACGGCTTGCCTGCACCTGGCGCCTTCCCCCGGGGGCTGGGCCTCCTGGGCTGCCAGGCCCTCAGCTCTCTGAGCGGGAAAGGGGAGTGCTGAGAGTCTGTGTGCCCTGCGTGCCCCTGGGTGCTGCTTGTCCAGAGCCCCGAAACCCATGCCACCATGCATCCGTGCCCCCGAAGCCCCCGAAGCCCCAGTCCCCAGGTGTGTCACTGTCACCGACCCAGCATTCTCCTCAACACCGACTGACTCCACACAGCACCTGCCGGGGCCTGTGGgtctcccctgctcctcctggtCCCGACCCGGGGTTCCATCCAAGGGCAGGCTGTGCCCGTGCCACCCCACGCCCCCGCCACGTCGCGCATCGCTCTCCACGCCTGCGTCCCCGGGCTCACCCCGGCTGTCGTCCACGTGGATTTCATAGCTGTCCCAGCCGGCCCGCTGCCGCAGCGTGTAGGTGATCCAGCAGCCCTCCAGATCCCGCTCCTTGCACCTGCGCCCCTTCTCCGGGGGTTTGCTCAGCAGGCCCACGTTCCCACACTCCACGCTGCAGTTCCTCCCCGAGGGGCCCTGCTTGAACTTCAGGCACTGGGCACAGGTGCTGCGGAGGGGCCGGTGCGGGGTGAGCACATGGGGACACACGGGGACAGGCGGGGACAGGCCTGccaggcggggtggggagggtgtccgTGGGGGGCCGGGGCTCCGTGGCGAGGGccatgggggggcagggggaggtgctCCTGGAGgaggcgcgggggcgggcgggcgcagGCACTCACATGTACCGGCCACAGGGCGACGGGCAGCCCAGGCAGTCCCCGCACAGCGGCGGCTGGTAGCCCCCGTCGCACTCGCACACGTTACAGCGACAGCGGCCGCGCCCGTTGCACTCGATGCCCTCCGTGctcaggcagccctgggtggACTTCACGCACTGGCACGCCGAGCCCTCGTAGTTCTGCTCGCACTGGCACTTGCCGCAGTTGCAGGAGCCCCGAACTGCGGGCGACGGGCACGCTCAGCCCCGCCCTCCGCTCGCGCCCAGTGCCGCGGCTCTCCCCCGTCCGCCTGTCCGCCTGACCCGTCTCCCTATCTGCTGTCCCCGTCTCCCTGTCCCACTGTCCACTTGTCCCCCATCCCCCTGTCTGCCTGTCCACATGACCCCTGTCTCCCTGTCCGCGTGTCCTCgtctccctgtccccctgtccGCCTGACCCCCTACCCCCTTCCGCCTGTGCACCTGTCCACCTGTCCCCCTGTCTGCCTGACCTCCCCgtctccctgtccccctgtccACCTGACCCCCTACACCCCATCCGCCTGTGCACCTGTCCACCTGTCCCCCTGCCTGCTTGACCCCCCTATCCCCCTGTCCACCTGACCCCCTACCCCCCATCCGCCTGTGCACCTGTCCACCTGTCCTCCTGTCTGCCTGACCCCCCTGTCTCCTGTCCCCCTATCCCCCTGTCCACCTGACCCCCTATCCCCCATCTGCCTGTGCACCTGTCCACCTGTCCCCCTGCCTGCCTGAcccccctgcctccctgtccccctaTCCCCCTGTCCACCTGACCCCCTACCCCCCATCTGCCTGTGCACCTGTCCACCTGTCCCCTTGCCTGCCTGACCCcctgtctccctgtccccctATCCCCCTGTCCACCTGACCCCCTACCCGCCATCCGCCTGTGCACCTGTCCCCCTGTCTGCTTGACCCCCCCGTCTccctttcccccatccccctgtcCACCTGACCCCCTACCCCCCATCTGCCTGTGCACCTGTCCACCTGTACCCCTGCCTGCCTGACCCCCCCGTCTCCCTTTCCCCCTATCTCCCTGCCCACCTGACCCCCTACGCCCCATCCGCCTGTGCACCTGTCCACCTGTCCCCCTGCCTGCCTTACCCCcctgtctccctgtccccctATCCCCCTGTCCACCTGACCCCCTACCCCCCATCTGCCTGTGCACCTGTCCACCTGTCCCCCTGTCTGCCTGACCTCCCCGTCTCCCTGTCCCCCGTCCACCTGACCCCCTACCCCCCATCTGCCTGTGCACCTGTGCACCTGTCCCCCTGTCTGCCTGACCCCCCCGTCTCCCTTTCCCCCATTCCCCTGTCCACCTGACCCCCTACCCCCCATCTGCCTGTGCACCTGTCCACCTGTCCCCCTGCCTGCCTGACCCCCCTGTCTCCCTGTCCCCCATCCTCCTGTCCACCTGACCTCTTACCCCCCATTTGCCTGTGCACCTGTCCACTGTCCCCCATCTGCCTGACCTCCCCgtctccctgtccccctgtccACCTGACCCCCTACCCCCCATCTGCCTGTGCACCTGTCCACCTGTCCCCCTGTCTGCCTGACCTCCCCgtctccctgtccccctgtccACCTGTCCGCCTGACCCCCTACCCCCCTTCCGCCTGTGCACCTGTCCACCTGTCCCCCTGTCTGCCCGAcctccccatctccctgtccACCTATCCCCCTGTCCGCCTGATCCCCTACCCCCCATCTGCCTGTGCACCTGTCCACCTGTCCCCCTGTCTGCCTGATCCCCCCGTCTCCCTGTCCCCCTATCCCCCTGTCCACCTGACCCCCTACCCCCCATCTGCCTGTGCACCTGTCCACCTGTCCCCCTGTCTGCCTGACCCCCCCGTCTCCCTGTCCACCTGTCCCCCTATCCACCTGACCCCTatctccctgtccccctgtctGCCTGTCCATCTGCCCATCCTCACTCACCCGTCCCTCTGGCCACACCACGCTCACCTTTACCCCCGCACACCTGCCCGTCATAGCGCTCGCAGTTGACATTGTCACACTCGCAGTAGCGCCCGAAGATGTTCTTGTTGGGAACGTCGCTCCTGTGGCACACGCACTGCCCGCAGAGGCAGTCCCCCAGCCCCGAGCAGATGAGAGAGCTGTTGTCCCTCCGACAGCTGCCCTCCAGCTCCTGGCTGCTGCGGCCGTGCGTCAGGCACTCGCAGTTCTTCCCGATGTAGCCAGCCTCACACCTGCGGCGGGAGCAGCCAGGCTCAGGTTCCCACGGTGACGTGGGCTGGCTGCCCCTCTGTCCGGCTCCCCTGGCCGCGCGGCGCACCTGCCTGCACCACCTCACCTGCAGATGCCACACTCCAGGGAGCCCTTGCCGCTGCAGAGGCCGTGGTCCTGGCCCACGTCCCGGCACTGGCACTCGCACTGGGGGATGACGTGCACGGTCACCGTGTCCGTGAAGCCCAGTGCCCGGATTATAAACGACTGCTCCTGGATGCACTCCGTGGCCGTGACCTTCACCTGGAAGGTGATCTGTTGTGGAGAAGAGCCGGGCTCAGGCGAGGCTGGGCAGCGGGGCACCCTGCTCCCCCCTCCTGGCCCTGCGGCCTGGACCTGGGGGTTTGTCCAGGAGCttgccctgggccccggggggggCGTGGACAGAAGCACGGGGATGGGGAGGACACCAGAGCCTGGGCATTAATCCGGGACCTGATGTGGGAACAGAGAGGAGGACGTCTGGACCCCCAGTTTGGGGcacaggaggtgggggtggcaggcCCGAGCCCACTGCTCCCCACACCCATCATCTCTGGCTCAGCCTtaggctgggggggcggggggccacGTCAGGAATATTTTTAACAACCATATGTCAGAAAGGAGATTTAGGGGCTGCTCCTTGCATGTGGTTCGTGAAGATGCCAGAAACACAGAGATTTCAACGAATTGCTACAGAGGACATTCGGGTAGGACAGAAATATTGGGAAAAACGTGGAGGacgcaggggcccctgggtggctcagtggttttgcaccgccttcagcccagggtgtgatcctggagacccaggatcggctccctgcatggaacctgcttctccctctgcctgtgtctctctttctctctctctgtgtctctcatgaataaataaataaaatcctaaaaaaaaaaaacgtggagGACACAACCAGCCAGTCGTGAGACTGAATAAACTCCCGTGTGGGTCGCCCAGTGCGAGGGAGAGCTGTTTCAGTAAGAATTTACACGCAACATTTAGCAAGGGACATATTTGAAGGAATTCCAAGGTCCTATTTAAAACTGCCACGCAAAgaactagtattttgttgaatattagttcaCAGCCGTGAAagggaaaaatttaatttttatggttataataaaatcaaaatacgATGGGAATAACTCCGCGCCTATGTCTCATCATCCGCGTGGGCCATGCTTTCATGTTTGTCAAAAGAACAAAacgggtgcctggctggctccgtccgcagagcatccgactcttgatctcagggtcatgagttccagccccaccctgggggtggggcctacttaaaaatagataaataaaataaaacacttcttaaaaaagaagcaaaaaaccccaaacacaaAAATCAGGAAACGAGACCAAAGCAGTTGTGCGGAGGGCTGGGAAGGACTCCCTTCCTTGTGGGGACGCGGCCCCAGCACCACCTCCAGGGGGCGCCGCCTCCCCCTCGGCGCTCGTCTACACCGGGGGAGCCAGCCCGGCACCTGCTTGGCTCCTGACGCCTGACCCACAACCTCACAGAGGTTGGCCGCCTTGGACGGAGTGGAAGCCCGGGGCCTGGATGGGCCCCGGCTCGTCCCCGGGAGAGAACCTTCCGGAAGGTCGGGACAGGGTCTCACCGGGACGTTGATCTGGACGCCGTCGCAGTCCCCTCTGGGCTGGTCCACCTGCGACACCCCGTTACTGCAGAAGGAGTCATAGGTGACCTTGAGGGTGCTGGGGGCCAGGCTGTGGTCCAGGAAGACCCTGGAGGACAGTTTCTGCGGGCAGAGCGGCTCGGGTCAGGGCCTTCCTCCCGCCGTCCCTGCCCCTCCGGCCGCCCCCGGGTGCCGGCCTCCCTCCCCCGGCCACCCGCCACGCAGAGCTGGGGAGGCGGCAGGTCCTGTGTCCCCTGCGGGCGGCGGCACGGCCCCCGGGACAGGCCAGCGAGGGGACCGACGGGAGCCCGACCATCCCACCTGCCACCACACGCCCAGTGCCTGGAgtgggccaggggctggagaaACTGCGTGCGGGGacgagagagggacagagacagagagggggagacagagacagagggagagacagagggagagatagagagggagagacagagagagacagagacagagggagagacggagggagagataaagagggagagacagagacagacagagacagacggagagatggagggagagacagagacagagagagagggagagaccaagGCAGAGACCAAGACAGAAGGGGCGTGACCAAGTCACCAAGAGACCAAGAGACCGAGTCTCTATTTGGACCAAGAGACCAAGTCAGAGGCGAACGGGCGTGCCGGTGTCGTGGCCGTGACGACAGACACCCAGGAGGGCCTGCCTCGGGGGTCTGGGGCGCACAGGACGCCCTCCACGGGGCTCTAGGTGAATCCGAGGGCACCGGCCCGTCTCGGGCGCTCTCCGCGGCTCCGCGGGCGGCAGAGGCGAGGGTCGGGTGTGGCCGGGCCCTGCCACCCCAGGGGAGTGGCTGTCCTGCGGGGAGAGCCAGGCCCCGGTGTGCAGGGGTGCAGGAGGCACACCAGAGAGCGGGGCCCCTCTCCGCAGACCAGCCCCTGTTGGCCTGCAGGGGGCCGGCACTCACGTTGTAGGCGTTCTTGATGAGCTGGACCACGTTGCTGGAATCGTCCGACAGCTCCCCGACCGCTGACTTGGGGATGACCTCGGTGAGCTTCTGTTGGGCGAGGAGACCAGACCCGACTCAGCTGGCACCCGGGCCACCGAAGCCACAGCGTCGCCGCTTCCCTAACAGCCCAGGGGGTTTCCTTCTTGCTCGGGAACCGGCCCAGGCCGCCCCGCGGCAGGTATCTCAGGGCCGGCGTGTGGTCAGCGACTCAGGACTTCCCTGCCGCACACGCTCCTCCTCAGGTGACCCCAAGCCGCGGGCACCCCTGGCCGTGAGCTGGGGGGCGACATGCCTGGCCACCAGCGCCTCCAGCATGTGGCTACCTCAGGTCCAGCCAAGGGCCCAGAGCCACAAGATGGGCCGACGACGTCGGGGAGGGAAGAGTTTGGAGCATTTTAACGTGCTGGTGTGACTTAATGTTCAGGACGCTGCGTCAGGCAGGTAGGGGACAACTGGCTGGTGGGCGGCTGGTCCCGCGGCCCCGTGCGTGGGCAGCCTGCGGCCAGCCTCCAGGACACCTTGGTGCCCCCGCGTTCCCCTCACTAGGTCTTTCACAGGACTGATGGCTGGGTCACTTCTCTGCCCCAAAGTGCCCCCCGTGACTCCCCAGACGGAGTCCAGGTACCTCCACGGGCCCCCAAGGACCATCACAGCCCAGCTGCCAACCCCCGTGGCCTCCACCGCCCTCTCCGCTCCACCCCGGGCGAAGGATCCCACCATGGCTCTGGGAAGCTGGGCtcttctctgccctgcccctccgACCTGCTCTCCCCACCATGTGGGGACCCCAAGGATGGTCCCGCAAATGCTCTCCTTGCAGGCTCTGGGTCACCTCGATGCCCCTCACACAGGAGCCCCAGGAAGGAGGCTCAGGAAGGGCAGGGATCCGCCGAGGGAAGGTCCCGCTAGTGCGGGTTTAGGGTTCAAGGCTCCTGCTTCAGCTTCCCCTGCAGCA
The sequence above is a segment of the Canis lupus dingo isolate Sandy chromosome 31, ASM325472v2, whole genome shotgun sequence genome. Coding sequences within it:
- the ITGB2 gene encoding integrin beta-2 isoform X2, which encodes MLRHSSLLLTLEGLLFLWAVSCQECTKYKVSTCRDCVESGPGCAWCQKLNFTGLGEPDSVRCDTREQLLLKGCAADDIMDPQSLAEIQEDKKGGRQQLSPQKVTLYLRPGQAAAFNVTFRRAKGYPIDLYYLMDLSYSMLDDLINVKKLGGDLLRALNEITESGRIGFGSFVDKTVLPFVNTHPEKLKNPCPNKEKECQAPFAFRHVLKLTNNSNKFQTEVGKQLISGNLDAPEGGLDAMMQVAACPEQIGWRNVTRLLVFATDDGFHFAGDGKLGAILTPNDGRCHLEDNMYKRSNEFDYPSVGQLAHKLAESNIQPIFAVTKRMVTTYEKLTEVIPKSAVGELSDDSSNVVQLIKNAYNKLSSRVFLDHSLAPSTLKVTYDSFCSNGVSQVDQPRGDCDGVQINVPITFQVKVTATECIQEQSFIIRALGFTDTVTVHVIPQCECQCRDVGQDHGLCSGKGSLECGICRCEAGYIGKNCECLTHGRSSQELEGSCRRDNSSLICSGLGDCLCGQCVCHRSDVPNKNIFGRYCECDNVNCERYDGQVCGGKVRGSCNCGKCQCEQNYEGSACQCVKSTQGCLSTEGIECNGRGRCRCNVCECDGGYQPPLCGDCLGCPSPCGRYITCAQCLKFKQGPSGRNCSVECGNVGLLSKPPEKGRRCKERDLEGCWITYTLRQRAGWDSYEIHVDDSRECVGGPQIAPIVGGTVSGVVLIGILLLAIWKALTHLSDLREFKRFEKEKLRSQWNNDNPLFKSATTTVMNPRFAES
- the ITGB2 gene encoding integrin beta-2 isoform X1, with translation MQDMLRHSSLLLTLEGLLFLWAVSCQECTKYKVSTCRDCVESGPGCAWCQKLNFTGLGEPDSVRCDTREQLLLKGCAADDIMDPQSLAEIQEDKKGGRQQLSPQKVTLYLRPGQAAAFNVTFRRAKGYPIDLYYLMDLSYSMLDDLINVKKLGGDLLRALNEITESGRIGFGSFVDKTVLPFVNTHPEKLKNPCPNKEKECQAPFAFRHVLKLTNNSNKFQTEVGKQLISGNLDAPEGGLDAMMQVAACPEQIGWRNVTRLLVFATDDGFHFAGDGKLGAILTPNDGRCHLEDNMYKRSNEFDYPSVGQLAHKLAESNIQPIFAVTKRMVTTYEKLTEVIPKSAVGELSDDSSNVVQLIKNAYNKLSSRVFLDHSLAPSTLKVTYDSFCSNGVSQVDQPRGDCDGVQINVPITFQVKVTATECIQEQSFIIRALGFTDTVTVHVIPQCECQCRDVGQDHGLCSGKGSLECGICRCEAGYIGKNCECLTHGRSSQELEGSCRRDNSSLICSGLGDCLCGQCVCHRSDVPNKNIFGRYCECDNVNCERYDGQVCGGKVRGSCNCGKCQCEQNYEGSACQCVKSTQGCLSTEGIECNGRGRCRCNVCECDGGYQPPLCGDCLGCPSPCGRYITCAQCLKFKQGPSGRNCSVECGNVGLLSKPPEKGRRCKERDLEGCWITYTLRQRAGWDSYEIHVDDSRECVGGPQIAPIVGGTVSGVVLIGILLLAIWKALTHLSDLREFKRFEKEKLRSQWNNDNPLFKSATTTVMNPRFAES